A window of Synechococcus sp. MEDNS5 contains these coding sequences:
- a CDS encoding 6-carboxytetrahydropterin synthase — protein sequence MTETKSIARHGQGRGCVITRRACFSASHRYWLPELSADDNAARFGACALAPGHGHNYELIVSMAGGLDADGMVLNLSEVKHAIRKEVTDQLNFRFLNDAWSDFDVSRPEGCLPTTEALVHRIWQRLAPHLPITALRLYEQPGLWADYLGHPMDAFLTIRTHFAAAHRLARPELSQEENERIYGKCARPHGHGHNYLVDVTVRGAIDPRTGMVCDLSALQRLVDDLVVEPFDHTFLNKDVPFFAECVPTAENIALHIADRLSGPVGAIGAQLHKVRLQESPNNAAEVYAEMPQLEMTPATLEATAPV from the coding sequence ATGACTGAAACGAAGTCGATCGCCCGGCACGGCCAGGGCCGCGGTTGCGTGATCACCCGACGAGCCTGTTTCAGCGCCAGTCATCGCTACTGGTTGCCGGAACTTTCGGCTGATGACAACGCAGCGCGATTTGGTGCCTGTGCGCTGGCTCCCGGGCATGGGCACAACTACGAGCTCATCGTGTCGATGGCTGGTGGCCTTGATGCCGATGGCATGGTGCTCAATCTCTCCGAGGTGAAGCACGCCATCCGCAAGGAGGTCACCGATCAGCTCAATTTCCGATTCCTGAACGACGCCTGGTCGGATTTTGATGTCTCAAGGCCGGAAGGCTGCCTGCCGACCACCGAAGCGCTTGTGCACCGCATCTGGCAGCGTCTTGCACCGCATTTGCCGATCACGGCACTGCGCCTTTACGAACAACCGGGCCTCTGGGCCGACTACCTCGGACATCCCATGGACGCCTTCCTCACCATCCGCACCCACTTCGCTGCCGCCCACCGTCTGGCAAGACCGGAGCTGAGCCAGGAAGAGAACGAGCGCATCTACGGCAAATGTGCCCGTCCTCACGGTCATGGCCACAACTACCTGGTGGATGTGACGGTGCGTGGTGCCATCGATCCACGCACCGGCATGGTCTGCGATCTCTCTGCGCTCCAGCGCCTTGTGGATGATCTTGTGGTGGAGCCCTTCGATCACACCTTTCTCAACAAGGATGTGCCCTTCTTCGCTGAGTGCGTGCCCACCGCGGAAAACATCGCCCTGCACATCGCCGACCGTCTTTCGGGTCCAGTGGGGGCCATCGGTGCCCAGCTCCACAAGGTGCGCCTTCAGGAAAGTCCCAACAATGCGGCTGAGGTGTACGCCGAGATGCCTCAACTTGAAATGACGCCAGCCACCTTGGAAGCGACCGCCCCGGTCTGA
- a CDS encoding shikimate kinase: MLDPVPSLRQRLGGRNLYLIGMMGSGKTSTGRPLAQRLQYGFVDADAVIEQAAGCTIPDIFKRDGESGFRSLETQVLSAISQRHSLVVATGGGAVTRPENWGAMHQGIVIWLDVKHQELLRRLEQDDTPRPLLQEQDPAVALNRLLTARQPMYAEADLTVVIDAEPPDEVADGILTLLPTLIQDPPKQRPD; this comes from the coding sequence ATGCTGGATCCCGTCCCATCCCTCAGACAGCGGCTCGGCGGCCGCAACCTGTATCTCATCGGGATGATGGGGAGCGGCAAAACCAGCACCGGTCGGCCCCTCGCCCAACGCTTGCAGTACGGCTTTGTGGATGCCGATGCCGTGATTGAGCAGGCCGCTGGCTGCACCATTCCTGACATCTTCAAGCGCGATGGTGAAAGCGGTTTCCGAAGCCTCGAGACCCAGGTGCTCAGCGCGATTAGTCAGCGCCACTCCCTCGTTGTGGCCACAGGCGGCGGCGCGGTGACCCGCCCTGAAAACTGGGGAGCGATGCACCAGGGGATTGTGATCTGGCTGGACGTCAAGCACCAAGAGCTCTTGAGACGGCTGGAGCAGGACGACACCCCTCGACCCCTGCTGCAGGAACAGGACCCTGCCGTGGCCTTGAACAGGCTCTTGACGGCACGTCAGCCGATGTATGCAGAAGCCGATCTCACCGTGGTGATCGATGCTGAGCCGCCGGATGAGGTGGCAGACGGGATTCTGACCTTGCTGCCAACGCTGATCCAAGACCCACCGAAACAGCGACCCGATTGA
- a CDS encoding chlororespiratory reduction protein 7, which yields MSDPLIRSLDHYVVLVPGESEQLLSAAATLTWLVERLVALDPWPEDLRGCDGATEAAERLLDTACELEISPGVCVQWYAVRLEPPQS from the coding sequence ATGTCAGACCCCCTGATCCGCTCGCTTGATCACTACGTGGTGCTTGTTCCCGGTGAATCTGAACAGCTTCTATCAGCGGCCGCCACCTTGACATGGCTGGTTGAACGACTGGTGGCTCTCGATCCATGGCCGGAGGATCTGCGTGGATGCGACGGTGCAACCGAAGCCGCAGAGCGCCTGCTCGACACCGCCTGTGAACTGGAGATCTCGCCAGGGGTTTGCGTGCAGTGGTATGCCGTCCGTCTGGAACCGCCTCAGAGCTGA
- a CDS encoding DUF6816 family protein, protein MLLQLLMVMGADAAEPAQASLLEQRAMEWPEWSLPAPLPRPRARQDLIYPDWFEGDWQVQSDTLDRDGSRLENESTLLHKARFQRNQAGQLVGDRAFNATAIGKALLGDKLLSVEQDPERVNRQLARLSGDVLLETSVIGRRQAVVSTDRGREEFLSDELVLQILHGPGAPRLSRIETLTRYEQCGAEICADQLQVSYKAPGLQTDQTLAGRSSRFRLVLTRLPQDPAV, encoded by the coding sequence ATGCTGCTGCAGCTGTTGATGGTGATGGGTGCTGACGCTGCAGAACCAGCCCAGGCATCCCTGCTGGAGCAACGCGCGATGGAATGGCCCGAGTGGTCGCTTCCAGCACCTCTCCCCCGACCGCGTGCCCGTCAGGATCTGATTTATCCCGACTGGTTCGAGGGCGACTGGCAGGTGCAAAGCGACACGCTCGACCGTGATGGTTCACGTCTTGAAAACGAATCCACGCTGCTGCACAAGGCACGCTTCCAGCGCAATCAGGCAGGACAGCTGGTGGGCGACCGAGCGTTCAACGCCACGGCCATCGGCAAAGCGCTGCTGGGGGACAAGCTCCTGTCGGTCGAGCAGGATCCCGAGCGCGTGAACCGTCAGCTCGCAAGGCTCAGCGGCGATGTTCTCTTGGAGACCAGCGTGATCGGCCGCCGTCAGGCCGTGGTCTCAACAGACAGGGGCAGAGAAGAATTCTTGAGTGATGAGCTCGTGCTCCAGATCCTGCATGGCCCGGGAGCGCCCCGACTGAGCAGAATCGAAACGCTCACGCGCTACGAACAGTGCGGAGCCGAAATCTGCGCGGATCAGCTCCAGGTGAGTTACAAGGCTCCTGGGTTGCAGACGGATCAGACTCTGGCAGGGCGCAGCAGCCGATTTCGGCTGGTGCTCACTCGGTTGCCGCAGGATCCCGCTGTATGA
- a CDS encoding glutathione S-transferase family protein, which produces MLELHQFRHSAFCLKVRMTLHAKDLSFREVEVTPGLGQLSVFRMSGQRQVPVLVDGDQVFADSSAICRYLETLQPDPALLPSDPLQRAQVELIEDWADTTLAASARAALLQAAADDTQLRLALLPDDLPAPLRQVMSGVPGGWLSTLGDLLGQEQRASMLSSLTALAEGLDQNGYLVGNTLTLADLAVAAQLSLLRFPASSGDSLAGRGVPGLSDHPRLQSLFRWRDQLEAQLIQRDPAATE; this is translated from the coding sequence ATGCTGGAGCTCCACCAGTTCCGCCACTCCGCCTTCTGCTTGAAGGTGCGGATGACGCTTCATGCGAAAGACCTGAGTTTCCGTGAGGTGGAGGTCACTCCGGGACTGGGCCAACTGTCTGTTTTCCGGATGTCGGGTCAGCGACAGGTCCCGGTTCTGGTTGATGGTGATCAGGTGTTTGCTGACTCCAGCGCCATCTGCCGGTATCTCGAAACGCTGCAACCCGATCCCGCCCTGCTTCCGTCCGATCCGCTCCAGAGGGCTCAGGTGGAGCTGATCGAGGATTGGGCAGACACCACCCTGGCCGCATCAGCCCGGGCAGCGCTCCTGCAGGCTGCAGCTGACGACACCCAACTCAGACTTGCTCTCCTGCCCGATGATCTGCCGGCGCCCCTGCGTCAGGTCATGTCCGGGGTGCCTGGTGGTTGGTTGAGCACGCTGGGCGATCTCCTCGGTCAAGAGCAGAGGGCCTCCATGCTCAGCAGTCTTACGGCTCTTGCCGAAGGCCTCGATCAGAACGGCTATCTGGTTGGCAACACGCTCACCCTGGCGGATCTTGCTGTCGCCGCTCAGCTCTCCCTGCTGCGTTTTCCTGCCTCCTCCGGAGACTCCTTGGCTGGCCGCGGCGTTCCCGGCCTCAGCGATCATCCCCGCCTGCAGTCGTTGTTCCGGTGGCGCGATCAGCTCGAGGCGCAGCTCATACAGCGGGATCCTGCGGCAACCGAGTGA
- a CDS encoding DUF751 family protein: MREFFVNVTRYPRYLIAFSLGVLNSVAEPLARRRSNPVTAVALIGALISGFISLGLVLRAMVSSAPMS; this comes from the coding sequence ATGCGCGAGTTCTTCGTCAATGTGACCCGCTATCCGCGTTACCTGATCGCGTTCAGCCTCGGCGTGCTGAATTCCGTTGCGGAGCCGCTGGCGCGCCGCCGCAGCAATCCCGTGACCGCTGTGGCACTGATCGGAGCCTTGATCAGTGGCTTCATCAGCCTCGGACTGGTGTTGCGTGCCATGGTGTCTTCAGCACCAATGAGCTGA
- the rbfA gene encoding 30S ribosome-binding factor RbfA — protein sequence MAPGRRVERVAALIRKETSELLIHGIRDERVHQGLISITGVEVSGDLQHCKIFVSVLADPEGKAQVMDGLQAASSFLRGELGRRLQMRRAPEVVFHLDRGLEKGASVLGLLGDLERERQERGEIPAGSDDAQDSHNDERS from the coding sequence ATGGCTCCTGGACGACGGGTCGAACGTGTTGCAGCTCTGATCCGCAAGGAGACGAGTGAACTGCTGATTCATGGCATCCGCGATGAGCGGGTGCATCAGGGGCTGATCAGCATTACCGGGGTGGAAGTGAGCGGGGATCTGCAGCACTGCAAAATCTTCGTGAGTGTGCTGGCCGATCCTGAAGGCAAGGCCCAGGTGATGGACGGTCTGCAGGCAGCCAGCAGCTTCCTGCGCGGGGAGCTCGGCCGTCGTCTGCAGATGCGGCGTGCACCGGAAGTGGTCTTTCATCTCGACCGTGGCCTGGAGAAGGGAGCCTCGGTTCTGGGACTGCTCGGGGACCTCGAGCGTGAACGCCAGGAGCGGGGAGAAATCCCGGCAGGCAGTGACGACGCTCAGGACAGCCACAACGATGAACGCAGTTGA
- a CDS encoding glycoside hydrolase family 3 N-terminal domain-containing protein produces MNAVEQRRAVSQLLVVRASGHAGDHQRRYPRWELSNGELQRLLAKGIGGVILLGGTATELQQRCRTLRSWAGHDDLLLCADVEEGVGQRFEGATWLVPPMALGRLQSNDPEKAMVLAERYGRCTADQARRCGLNWVLAPVCDVNSNPANPVINVRAWGQIPEAAGALAEAFQRGLQAGGVLGCAKHFPGHGDTAQDSHLELPVLRHSRERLEQIELRPFRRLIAAGVDSVMTAHLVVPALDAERPATLSPRVLTDLLRDSFDFQGLIVTDALVMEAITGLVGPGEAAVQAFEAGADLILMPADADKAIDAVCAALDSGRIPSLRLEQSLHRRRDALRRCSGAQARNEAASPPDAEETSNERQLSLELVSATLERQGGTPIEPPAGGGVTLIRVDGVLACPFLRPDAPAIGWPTSRGFRPIICHDLGISPWHEPPQGDNPLDLDRLGDGPVLLQLFLRGNPFRAGRDRDEPWPAAIRQLLKLNRLVGMAVYGCPYRWESLRVLLPDTIPAAYSPGQMADAQQMLMGQLLGDKQTLELGSEFTD; encoded by the coding sequence ATGAACGCAGTTGAGCAGCGGCGGGCGGTGTCCCAGCTGCTGGTGGTGAGGGCCAGCGGTCATGCCGGCGATCACCAACGGCGGTACCCCCGCTGGGAATTGAGCAACGGGGAGCTTCAACGCTTGCTGGCGAAAGGCATCGGCGGCGTGATTCTCCTGGGAGGCACAGCCACAGAACTGCAGCAGCGCTGCCGCACGCTGCGCTCCTGGGCGGGTCATGACGATCTGCTGCTCTGCGCCGACGTGGAGGAGGGGGTTGGTCAGCGCTTTGAGGGCGCCACCTGGCTGGTCCCGCCGATGGCCTTAGGGCGTCTGCAGTCAAACGACCCGGAAAAGGCGATGGTCCTTGCCGAACGTTACGGGCGCTGCACCGCTGACCAGGCCCGCCGATGCGGACTCAATTGGGTGCTGGCACCGGTCTGCGATGTCAACAGCAACCCAGCCAATCCAGTGATCAATGTGAGGGCTTGGGGCCAGATTCCTGAGGCCGCCGGTGCGCTAGCTGAAGCATTCCAGCGCGGCCTTCAGGCCGGAGGCGTTCTTGGTTGCGCCAAACATTTCCCCGGACACGGCGACACAGCCCAGGATTCCCATCTGGAACTGCCTGTGCTGAGGCATTCGCGGGAGCGGCTGGAACAAATTGAACTCAGGCCGTTCCGTCGGCTCATCGCTGCAGGGGTGGACAGCGTGATGACCGCGCATTTGGTAGTTCCAGCCCTTGATGCCGAGCGGCCCGCGACCCTCTCTCCCAGGGTGCTGACAGACCTGCTCAGAGATTCTTTTGATTTCCAGGGACTCATCGTCACCGATGCCCTGGTAATGGAGGCGATCACAGGTCTGGTGGGTCCAGGAGAAGCTGCAGTACAGGCCTTCGAAGCCGGGGCGGACCTGATCCTGATGCCCGCCGATGCCGACAAGGCCATTGACGCCGTCTGCGCAGCCCTCGACAGCGGGCGCATTCCCTCCCTGCGCCTGGAGCAGTCTCTGCACAGACGTCGGGACGCCCTGCGACGCTGCAGCGGGGCCCAGGCCAGGAACGAAGCCGCTTCACCGCCTGACGCTGAAGAAACCTCAAACGAGCGCCAGCTCTCTCTCGAGTTGGTGAGCGCAACCCTCGAACGACAGGGAGGGACTCCGATTGAACCACCCGCTGGTGGCGGTGTAACCCTGATCCGGGTGGATGGTGTGCTGGCCTGCCCTTTCTTGCGCCCTGATGCTCCAGCCATCGGCTGGCCCACCAGCCGTGGATTCAGGCCGATCATCTGCCATGACCTCGGAATCAGCCCCTGGCATGAACCTCCACAGGGTGACAATCCTTTGGATCTGGATCGACTCGGTGACGGACCGGTCTTGCTGCAGCTGTTTCTGCGCGGCAATCCATTCCGCGCAGGCCGGGATCGTGATGAACCGTGGCCGGCAGCCATCCGCCAGCTTCTGAAGCTGAACCGTCTGGTGGGGATGGCTGTGTATGGCTGCCCCTACCGGTGGGAAAGCCTGCGAGTGCTTCTCCCCGACACGATCCCTGCCGCCTACAGCCCCGGCCAGATGGCTGATGCCCAGCAGATGCTGATGGGTCAGTTGCTGGGGGACAAGCAAACGCTGGAGCTGGGGAGCGAATTCACTGACTGA
- a CDS encoding glycosyltransferase family 2 protein — MLSLSMIVRDEAKRIDACLNSVKGFVDEMVLLDTGSTDNTVALAEAAGARVERMDWPGDFAPARNAALEHVKGDWVLVLDADERLRSEAIPTIRALMAQPDVLVINLLRHELGAAMAPYSNVSRLFRRDPRIRWSRPYHSMIDDSVTEILKQEPHWRVANCAEPALLHDGYRPELLNQSDKAERLRRSMEQWLEDQPNDPYACTKLGALEVSSGNHERGVNLLRKGLEQLQDGAGRTAERYELLLNLGIALAPEDADAAESYYRQALDLALDVRLSLGARLNLAALLMQANQLDEAIQLTTTACQRAPEVALAWYNLGLMERRRGDLAASLRAYERSLELNPDHAESHQNFAVARLMGGDIDGARASFRAAIDKLHQQNRAEEAGALQAQVSGIVKLEGSAQ, encoded by the coding sequence ATGCTCAGCCTCTCGATGATCGTCCGCGACGAAGCCAAGCGCATCGATGCCTGCCTGAACTCGGTAAAAGGCTTCGTCGACGAGATGGTTCTGCTCGACACCGGCTCAACGGACAACACAGTCGCGCTGGCTGAAGCTGCTGGTGCCCGGGTAGAACGGATGGACTGGCCCGGGGACTTCGCACCAGCAAGAAACGCGGCACTCGAGCACGTGAAGGGGGACTGGGTGCTGGTGCTGGACGCCGATGAACGCCTGCGCTCAGAGGCCATCCCAACGATCCGAGCACTGATGGCTCAACCCGATGTTCTGGTGATCAATCTGCTTCGCCATGAACTGGGTGCTGCCATGGCCCCGTATTCCAATGTGAGCCGGCTGTTCCGACGGGATCCCCGAATCCGCTGGAGTCGGCCTTATCACTCGATGATTGACGACAGCGTGACCGAGATCCTGAAGCAGGAACCTCACTGGCGGGTAGCGAACTGCGCTGAACCGGCGCTGCTGCACGACGGCTACCGCCCTGAACTCCTAAACCAAAGTGACAAGGCCGAGCGACTGCGTCGTTCGATGGAGCAGTGGCTGGAGGATCAGCCGAACGATCCCTATGCCTGCACCAAGCTCGGGGCACTGGAGGTGAGCAGTGGCAACCACGAGCGAGGCGTGAATCTCCTGCGCAAAGGGCTCGAGCAGCTGCAGGATGGAGCAGGAAGAACGGCTGAGCGCTACGAGTTGCTGCTCAATCTGGGGATCGCCTTGGCACCTGAAGATGCTGATGCTGCTGAGAGTTACTACAGGCAGGCGCTGGATCTGGCCTTGGATGTGCGTTTGAGCCTCGGTGCCCGGCTGAACCTGGCCGCCTTGCTGATGCAGGCCAATCAGCTGGATGAGGCGATTCAGCTCACCACCACAGCCTGCCAGCGTGCCCCTGAAGTAGCGCTGGCCTGGTACAACCTCGGCTTGATGGAACGACGCCGGGGCGACCTCGCCGCATCCCTGCGCGCCTACGAGCGTTCACTCGAGCTCAATCCCGATCACGCGGAAAGCCACCAGAACTTCGCCGTCGCGCGGCTGATGGGTGGCGACATCGATGGTGCGCGCGCCAGCTTCCGCGCAGCGATCGACAAGCTCCATCAACAGAACCGTGCCGAGGAGGCCGGGGCGCTTCAAGCCCAGGTGAGCGGGATTGTGAAGCTCGAGGGGAGTGCGCAATGA
- a CDS encoding uroporphyrinogen-III synthase, whose translation MTGGQAPALTGRTVLMTRAMEQQSEGRRLLEALGAKVLDLPALEIGPPDHWGALDDALAEWDSFHWLIFSSANGVEAVEERLQQQGKTLAHRPGSLKIAAVGRKTARRLEELGSEADFVPPEFVADSLIEHFPVSGWGLRILLPRVQSGGRTVLAEAFGEAGARVVEVPAYESRCPEAIPAATLDALRAEAVDAICFTSGKTVLHTTHLLAQSMGEEEATAKLKRAALVSIGPQTSERCRELLGRVDQEAHPHDLEGLVMACVQAMQNGTSV comes from the coding sequence ATGACGGGAGGCCAGGCCCCTGCGCTGACGGGACGCACGGTGTTGATGACCCGGGCGATGGAGCAGCAGAGTGAGGGCCGCCGACTGCTGGAGGCGCTCGGTGCCAAGGTTCTCGATTTGCCGGCTCTGGAGATCGGCCCTCCGGATCACTGGGGTGCACTCGACGATGCTCTAGCGGAATGGGACAGCTTCCACTGGCTGATCTTCTCCAGTGCGAACGGCGTGGAAGCCGTTGAAGAGCGGCTGCAACAGCAGGGGAAGACCCTGGCCCATCGACCAGGCAGCCTCAAAATTGCAGCAGTGGGACGCAAGACCGCCAGGCGCCTGGAGGAGCTTGGCTCGGAGGCGGATTTCGTGCCCCCCGAGTTTGTCGCCGACAGCTTGATCGAACACTTCCCGGTGTCTGGCTGGGGGCTGCGCATCCTGCTGCCACGGGTCCAGAGCGGTGGACGCACCGTTCTGGCGGAAGCTTTCGGTGAAGCCGGCGCGCGGGTTGTGGAGGTGCCGGCTTATGAGTCTCGCTGTCCGGAGGCGATCCCCGCAGCAACGCTGGATGCCTTGCGAGCCGAGGCAGTGGATGCGATCTGTTTCACCAGCGGCAAAACGGTGCTGCACACCACACACCTGCTGGCACAGAGCATGGGGGAGGAGGAGGCGACGGCCAAGCTCAAACGGGCTGCCTTGGTGTCGATCGGTCCGCAAACCAGTGAACGTTGCCGCGAACTGCTGGGCCGTGTGGACCAGGAAGCCCATCCCCATGATCTCGAAGGCCTTGTGATGGCTTGTGTTCAGGCAATGCAGAACGGAACTTCGGTTTGA
- a CDS encoding SRPBCC family protein has protein sequence MGRWLEHSVTTEVNAPVDRVWAVWSDLEAMPKWMRWIESVKTLDDPELTDWTLAAQGFRFHWKARITQRVEAQQLHWESVGGLPTKGAVRFYVEQPGRTAVKLTVTYELPGVLAPLMEPSILGGIVTKELQANLDRFRDLVERENASGG, from the coding sequence ATGGGACGCTGGCTTGAACATTCTGTGACCACCGAGGTCAACGCTCCCGTGGACCGGGTGTGGGCTGTCTGGAGCGATCTCGAGGCCATGCCCAAGTGGATGCGTTGGATCGAATCGGTGAAAACCCTTGATGATCCAGAACTTACCGACTGGACGCTTGCTGCTCAGGGGTTTCGTTTTCACTGGAAGGCACGCATTACCCAACGCGTCGAAGCTCAGCAGCTGCACTGGGAATCCGTCGGTGGCCTGCCGACGAAAGGTGCTGTTCGTTTCTACGTCGAGCAGCCGGGACGTACCGCTGTGAAGCTCACGGTCACCTATGAGCTTCCAGGGGTCTTGGCACCACTGATGGAACCCAGCATTCTTGGAGGGATTGTTACCAAGGAGCTTCAGGCAAACCTTGATCGTTTCCGGGATCTGGTTGAGCGAGAAAACGCGTCTGGGGGCTGA
- the zds gene encoding 9,9'-di-cis-zeta-carotene desaturase produces the protein MRVAIVGAGLAGLAAAVDLVDAGHEVNLYEARPFMGGKVGSWVDPEGNHIEMGLHVFFFNYANLFKLMRKVGAIDNLLPKDHTHLFVNSGGDLRELDFRFPIGAPFNGLKAFFTTPQLSWIDKLRNALALGTSPIVRGLVDYEGAMRTIRALDSMSFQDWFVGHGGSPESIRRMWNPIAYALGFIDCEAISARCMLTIFMMFAAKTEASKLNLLKGSPHRWLTGPILEYIQQRGGKLHLRHRVKQVHFTEGDRPEVTSLELGTPEGDVQIEADAYLAACDVPGIQRLLPEAWRRFPQFEAIHKLEAVPVATVQLRYDGWVTELGEAHEERRRDVSEPAGLNNLLYTADADFSCFADLALASPEDYRKDGVGSLLQCVLTPGDPWIPKSVDDIVAHTDQQVRNLFPSARNLKLTWSNVVKLAQSLYREAPGMEPYRPEQSTAVNNFFLAGSYTRQDYIDSMEGATMSGHLAAAAILRKPARLATNTAVA, from the coding sequence GTGCGGGTCGCGATTGTGGGCGCTGGTTTGGCAGGGCTTGCCGCCGCGGTGGATTTGGTGGATGCAGGCCATGAAGTCAACCTTTACGAGGCTCGTCCGTTCATGGGCGGAAAGGTTGGAAGCTGGGTTGATCCTGAGGGCAATCACATTGAGATGGGATTGCACGTGTTCTTTTTCAACTACGCCAACCTCTTCAAGCTGATGCGGAAGGTGGGGGCGATAGACAACCTGCTTCCGAAAGATCACACCCATTTGTTCGTGAACAGTGGTGGTGACCTGCGGGAGCTTGATTTCCGCTTTCCGATCGGCGCTCCGTTCAACGGCCTCAAGGCCTTCTTCACTACGCCTCAGCTGAGCTGGATCGACAAGCTCCGCAATGCGCTTGCCCTGGGAACCAGCCCAATCGTGCGCGGTCTTGTTGATTACGAAGGGGCGATGCGCACGATCCGTGCCCTGGACTCGATGAGCTTCCAGGACTGGTTTGTCGGCCATGGCGGCAGCCCGGAAAGCATCCGACGCATGTGGAATCCCATCGCCTACGCCCTCGGTTTCATCGACTGTGAGGCCATTTCGGCTCGATGCATGCTCACCATCTTCATGATGTTCGCTGCCAAAACTGAAGCCTCCAAGCTGAATCTGCTCAAGGGTTCTCCCCATCGTTGGCTCACTGGCCCAATCCTTGAGTACATCCAGCAGCGCGGTGGCAAGCTGCACCTGCGTCATCGGGTGAAGCAGGTGCACTTCACGGAGGGTGATCGTCCAGAGGTCACCAGCCTGGAGCTAGGGACACCCGAGGGCGATGTGCAGATCGAGGCCGATGCCTACCTGGCTGCCTGTGATGTGCCAGGGATTCAGCGCTTGCTGCCTGAGGCTTGGCGCCGCTTCCCCCAATTTGAGGCAATTCACAAACTCGAGGCCGTTCCAGTCGCCACGGTGCAATTGCGCTACGACGGCTGGGTCACCGAGCTCGGAGAGGCCCATGAAGAGCGTCGCCGGGATGTGTCCGAGCCTGCTGGGCTCAACAATCTCCTCTACACAGCCGATGCCGATTTCAGTTGTTTCGCCGATCTGGCGTTGGCCAGCCCTGAGGACTACCGCAAGGATGGCGTTGGATCCCTGTTGCAATGCGTGCTGACCCCTGGTGACCCGTGGATCCCCAAATCTGTGGACGACATCGTTGCGCATACCGATCAGCAGGTCAGAAACCTGTTTCCATCAGCACGGAACCTCAAGCTCACCTGGAGCAACGTGGTGAAACTGGCTCAGTCGCTTTACCGCGAAGCCCCTGGAATGGAGCCTTACAGGCCTGAACAGAGCACCGCGGTGAACAACTTTTTTCTGGCCGGCAGCTACACCCGTCAGGACTACATCGATTCCATGGAGGGAGCCACGATGAGTGGACATCTCGCAGCCGCCGCCATCCTCAGGAAGCCGGCCCGGCTGGCCACAAACACTGCAGTCGCCTGA
- a CDS encoding iron-sulfur cluster assembly accessory protein yields the protein MSSAELSADTLAPAPSHTSRDGKGILITEPAMKQLARLCADQGGDQVLRVGVRSGGCSGMSYTMDFVSSSETLSDDECYDYVAPDGAEFRVICDPKSLLYIYGMQLDFSTALIGGGFNFTNPNATQTCGCGSSFAV from the coding sequence ATGTCCAGTGCAGAACTCTCCGCAGACACCCTGGCGCCTGCACCGTCCCACACCTCCAGAGATGGCAAAGGAATCCTGATCACCGAGCCCGCGATGAAGCAACTCGCCAGACTTTGCGCCGACCAGGGGGGTGACCAGGTTCTGCGGGTGGGGGTGCGCTCCGGAGGATGCAGTGGGATGAGCTACACGATGGATTTCGTTTCGTCCTCTGAAACCCTCTCTGATGACGAGTGCTACGACTACGTCGCTCCAGATGGTGCGGAATTCAGGGTGATCTGCGACCCCAAAAGCCTGCTCTACATCTATGGCATGCAGCTCGACTTCAGCACAGCGCTGATCGGTGGCGGCTTCAATTTCACCAATCCCAATGCCACGCAAACCTGTGGCTGCGGCAGCTCTTTCGCGGTCTGA